TACCCTACCACAGCACTTTCAGAGAAGCAGtgagacataaatataaaatgcagaaGATTAAAGAGTATAGGAGAAGTGAAAAAGTAGCCAAGGAACTTGGTAATAAAGGTGAGAAATTTGGTGTGTGCCAGAGGGAACCAAGGGATTGAAGAGtgtgcttctcttttcttttaatagatgGGGGAGTTGTGTATATTACTAGACTTTGGGAAACAAATAGAGAGGGACAGATTAAAGATATAGGAGACAGAGGGCATAATGGATGGGACCAAGAAAGGACCACAAAGCTTAGAAGAGGAGCTCATCTTGGACAAAAGAATGGCTATTTTCCACTTCTCATCACTCTGATATTTCCATGACTCTTCACTGTGGTCAATCCTGCCAAACAACACTACTAGTTCAGACTTTCTGAAATGTGACTTTGCAAATGGTACATCAACCTTCTTTTCCCTGTTCCTAAACCTTCAAGGAATTTGCATcatcaatggaatataattcaaacacctttctaacattttctctctctctgtttctatgTTTTTCTCTCTCGGGGAAGCAGCTGCCCGTGTTCTGGGCAGTCCTATGGTGGGGAAGCCCGCATGGTGTGATACTGAGGTCTCCTTTAAACAACAGCTATATGAGCAAGCCTGGGAATGAATCCTTTGGCTTCAGTCAAGCCTACAGATGACTGAAAAACTGACCAACTTGATTGCAACCTCATGAGAGACTTTGAACTAAAGCCATTCAGCTAAACTTCTCCTGAATTTCTGATTCACAGAaactatgaaataataaatgtttgttgtgaCAAGACAAGTAATAAATTAGTAAAGATGGCAGTTCTCTCCCAATCAAGAAtacatttaataattaaataagaatTCAATCATCCTAGAGTTTATATATAAGAAATTTGATAAAGGTTTTCCCAAATTTGATAACAATCCTGTAATTTTCATAGTACCACTAATAAGTTGTGAGGTTGAAAGAAACTTTTCTCAACTATCATTGATACAaatattttgattaataaaattacttttattacaGATAAGAGAAGAAAGACTGATCTGTCTTATTctctttatagaaaatatttttaaattgctgtcATATGAAAGGCAATGAGAATATGCagccaaatatatatttttaaaagtattatagAGGATTGTGGAGGTATGCCAGttaattggttaaaaaaaaaattatgactttTTAAGTTTAGTGTATGTGGTACagagcttttaaaaacatatacagggccatggtggctcagtggcagagttcttgcctgccatgctggggacctgggttcgagtcccagggCCTGactatgtaaaatttttttaaaaagtatatattgtgATTTCCTTTCTTagtcttaataaatatttttacctaATTTTGTCTCACTAATTTTGCATACTTTTCTCAGAAGGCTCTATGCAAACTTTGCTCTCAAAGCAAAGACCCATCGAACACCCTAAAAGGTTTGGACAGTTATTTATTGAAGAGGTCTAAAAACGGTCTGAAATTTGTTTGGAATTCTGGGTGGGGTGTGAGTAGAGAGAATCTGGCATTTTGCCCTTggtctagatattttattctcttgttACATACAAGGAGCAACCCCTTCCTCCCTGTCAAGAACTCTCTGAATGTATATGGAGCAGGGAGTCCCATGTCAACTCTGCCCTTATGTTCAGCATATTTCAAatagttcttctttttcagagctTCAGACTATTAACTTCTTCCCTCTTCAATGTCCCTAAcaccttattatttttctttccccctttcggAGAGACTTTGGAAACAGAGACATAAAAGGGACTGGAGAAACAAATTGTGAAATAGCTTTACAATAGGAAGGGAGTTGTTAAAAAGAATGTGATAGACCTCTAAGCACTTATGaccattaaaatattcaaaatatattgtaaagtgaaagaaaaaaagttaattgcaaaatatgcatatttttagccagctcttatttttaaaatattgtgtatCCGTCATTCTAAGGTGCatatcctttaaaattttaacatgtcTCATCAATGGCCTGGCAGAGTTTAATTggctggcagcttttctctttcttagagGTCTATAAAATAATAGTGTATTTTACAGTCAATGATATCTCTGATTTGATGAAACATAACTATAAACTATGTATACAGCTTGGTAGTAAGGCCAGGATTGCTGCTTGGAAAGCCCTAGGCTGGGAAATCCTTAAATTGTTTGGAGAGCTCTCTCTTAAATTGAAAATCCCTAGATGTTGCTGTACAGACAGAAATTGGTTATCAGGAACCTGCTTGTTAGGTTTGGTTGGCATGGCAATTACAGGGTATTGTCACGTAAGGCAGGGACTGGAGCTAGGATTCTAATATTGTGGCTTCCCACGTAGGAGATAAAAGCCCAAGTGGGAGGAGATTTAGGACCCCTCTGACCTGATACATCCCCAGTCAAGGACCGGCTGGAACTCTCATACCAAGCTGGCAGCTGGCCACATAAACCCAAGAGGGAATAAAAGGTGCCTGGAGTCCTGTTTGCTTTACCATCAAGTGTATTCTTTCTTGGTAGCTGAACTGTATCCTTTAACCAAGTTAGGTAAAATGTTGCCACCTAAGCAATTTCTGCCTAGCCATTAACCCAGGAGAAATTTTGGGCTCCTAATCTATCAGtgtaatatgtatatttgtatacaaaaaagttagaaaggataTGTGCTAAATTAATGAGAGGTTATTTCTCAGGAATGAGATTAATGGAGATTTTAACTTTCTACTTTAcgtatttttgtatttaaataaaaaatttacatgtattatttttataatggggTAAGGTAAAAATATTCAAGTGGGAAATTACAGGATAGTGTTAACAAAAAAGTGGGGAGGCGACGGTTGTTGTTTTTCCCTTTCAGCCCCAACCCTCATGTAATTTTTAATGAGATTGTATTGCTTTTCAAATGCAAAAgcttgttttaagaaaaaaaaaaaactccccaaagtccaatttcatttcttaaaataaaaataaatacacaaattctTAGCCGTTATATGCGAAAAACAcagtttatttctaaatttaatttatacTCAGTTTGGATAATTGATTAACTAAGCAAATACTTTGGTAAGAATAAACTGGACGCCTACCGTCTGTAAAACAGTTCTTGCGGCTTTTACATTTGTTACCttatttgaccaaaaaaaaaagactttatcaaaagaTGATTTCAAGAAACCGGTAACTTTCTTAAATGCCTTCCTTGGAAAGGAAGGGACAACACGGCCTCGCGCCTCCCTCACATAACGCTGTGACCCGAGGAAGCCATCTTGAGCATTCCCTCATAAAGGAAACTACCACTCCCAGAATCCTCGCGCGTTGCGTCGTGCTGGCACTTTTACTGGCCGGATCTTAGAGCTGAAACTGTAGCCAGGCGCCATCTTTGACGCTGGCAGTCTGGGATTTCTGCTGGTGGTGCTGCTGCGAGGACGGCGGGCGGTAGCggataagaaagaagaaagacgtGGCATCAAGCGGGAACCGGATAGTGTCGTCGGTTCGGTAAAGTTTCAGTTCTCTGGTAACTAGACCCGTTTTTTTGATTCCCGGGTGGCTGGGGgccagggaggtggggagagggtgaCGGGAGCGGTCGTGGCCTCCCCTTGTCCCTGGGTCGCGGCCTAGCCCGGGAAGTTAGTACGGGTCCCTTCGGCCGCGCCGTAACGacctcctcccccagcctcctGACCGCTGCCCTCGCCGGGGCGGGCTGGGAGCCTCAGGCTCCCGCTCACTTTTTCCCATCTACCCCACCCCCACGGCGCCTGCTCTGTCGCAGCcaacctcctccccctcccccacatccGGTGGTAGCGAAACCTTAGGAGTCCGAGTAACCCCAGAAAGCAGTCTGTTGTCCCGACTCCCGGAGAGAGAGCTGATACTAGATAGCTTTCTTCGGGGCAACAGTTTCTCTAGTTTAGCGAACCCCCAGTGCCTAAATCGAACAGTGCCAGGAGCTGAATTTACCTACTCTCATTCCTCTCCAGGATCCCACTACTTGGAAATTTTCTCAAACTCCACATACTGAAAGCCACCGACTTTATTCCGGTATCCTACACCCATTCCCTACCCTAATTACACTCCCACTCCCAACCCTCAGCATCGGAGTCAAGAGCAACAGGGACACTTCCGCTCTCCTTATAGGATTGGTGAAACCGTAATGAAGAACACCCCCCAAACTCCCATAATCGGTGCGGATTTCTATGGGGAAGGCCTATATTCGCATCTTCTAGGCCTTGGTTCTGGACCTTGAGAAGGAGGCTGTGGAACTAGTATAGCGATGCTTTTTAGGGTAAATGCATGTAGGTATTGGGGGAAGAGGAGGGATCAACCGAGAACGAATGAAAGTGGTTCAAAGCTCTATATGCTGCTCATATAGAGTTCAACTTGTGAGTTACTCATCTACAGGCTGTGTAAGGGTTCTTCAgtaaaaatttctgaaaaataaacttgaatTAGCCCTTGCTGCAAACAGTAAATTGAAAAAGCAGTTTGTAAccatgttttgtaattttattctCAAAGCATTATTTTCAGccagtcacatttttaaaaactgtatcaCTTTCAGTTAGAGCTGAGAGACCTCAGCTAGCATTTGCTGTTAATGACCAGTATGTGGAGTCTGATTTAACTTtctggaattgacatcttaaagtGTATTGGCAAAGCACAGTCCTAAATGATGAATGTTGAATGATGCACTAtgtttttgtttaaatgaaaTTTCCTGAAAATAATTAATTTCAGAATTAAGGAGAAGTTGATGTTACTATCATGAAGCAttacaaaaatacatatttttttaagctGAAGGCAGATATAGTTCTTGATGGAGCAGAAAGAACATGGACCTGGGATTTGAAAGACCTGACTTCTGTCTGCTGCTGACCAACTAAGTCTATGACTCTGGGAAAGTGGGcctcagttcttttttttataacGGGAGGAGATTGGACTATTTGAATTCAGAACTCAGAGAGTTGGAAGGGATTTTAAAGCCCTCTAAGAAAGAGTTTGGGAATGTTCTCCATTGCTGTCACTTTTCCTCCAAAAATAACCTGGCTTACAAGTTGTTGGTCCAGAGGGAATTTGACGCCCCATAGAAATTGGAGAAAAGGTAACGTAAGTAGAGGGAAACAGCTGTGTTTTTGCTTGCATAATATACCCACTCCTAGATTCTGGTACAGGTTTTGGAGACACAACGAGAATGAGTGTATGTACCTTAAGTGTGCCAGTTTCCTCACTCTCTCCTAGCAGAAGATGCAGCACTTTTAGTAGTCCTGGGATTCTGGGGTGTGTTCCTATTAATTCTAATACTGATGAAGAAGATGTGGTAGAGGGAAAGATGGTGGCAGAAGGAGTGGATAAAGAGGCAAAGTTGCctgctaaaaagaaaagaaagaagggttTGCGAATTAAGGGGAAAAGGCGCCGAAAAAAATTGATCCTTGCTAAAAAGTTTAGTAAGGATTTGGGATCTGGGAGACCTGTTTCAGATGCTCCTTCTTTATTAGCTTCCGGTACCCCTGGGCAAGATGAAGAATGTCTTTTTGCGAGCAATATAGAAAAGCAGATCTATCTACCTAGTACCAGAGCCAAGACCTCCATTGTGTGGCACTTCTTTCATGTTGACCCCCAGTACACCTGGCGGGCTATTTGTAACCTCTGTGAAAAAAGTGTCAGCAGGGGTAAACCAGGCAGTCATCTTGGTACATCTACTCTTCAAAGACATTTGCAGGCAAGGCATTCACCTCACTGGACCAGGGCCAACAAGTTTGGAGTCACTAGTGGGGAAGAGGATTTTACCTTGGATGTACCTTTATCTCCCTCTTCCCCTGGAAGCAACGGAAGCTTTGAATACATCTCTACTGATCCATTAGATGATAATAGAATGGGTAAGAAACGTGATAAATCAGCATCTGATGCCCTGAGGGCAGAAAGAGGGAGATTTCTCATCAAAAGTAACATTGTCAAGCATGCTTTAATTCCTGGAACAAGAGCCAAGACATCTGcagtttggaattttttttacacTGATCCCCAGCATATCTCAAGAGCTGTGTGTAATATATGTAAAAGGAGTGTGAGCCGGGGTAGACCAGGTTCCCACTTAGGAACTTCAACACTTCAAAGACATCTGCAGGCCACACATCCCATCCATTGGGCTGTTGCCAACAAAGATAATGGTGCTGTTGGAAATGGATTAAATGAGGTTGAGACTGAGAGAAATGATCTCTTAAGTGATCCTCTGCATGCAGCAAAGTCTACAGGCAGCCAAGATTTAACAGCTGAAGACCTTAGTGACTCTGATTCAGATGAACCTCCTGTATTGGAGGTTGAAAGTAGAAGATCTGAGAGTCCCATTCCTGTGGCAGAACAAGACAATCTGATGCATGCACAGGAGGGGGAAACGACATACTGTGAAAATTCTCTCTCAAGTCAAATAAGTCAGGCAATTATTCGAATGATTGTGGAGGATATGCATCCTTACAACTACTTCTCAACCCCAGCTTTTCAGAGATTCATGCAGATTGTGGCCCCTGATTATAGGTTGCCTACAGAGACTTACTTTTTCACCAAGGCTGTACCTCAGTTATATGATTGGGTCAGAGAGAAAATTTTCTTAACTTTGGAGAATGTTCCAAGCCAAAAGATCCACTTGACTGTTGATATATGGACCCATGACCCATCCACTGACTATTTCATTGTGACTGTACACTGGGTCTCTTTGGAAACTGTTCCCTCTCCCAATAATGATAGGGTTC
This is a stretch of genomic DNA from Tamandua tetradactyla isolate mTamTet1 chromosome 4, mTamTet1.pri, whole genome shotgun sequence. It encodes these proteins:
- the ZBED6 gene encoding zinc finger BED domain-containing protein 6 produces the protein MSVCTLSVPVSSLSPSRRCSTFSSPGILGCVPINSNTDEEDVVEGKMVAEGVDKEAKLPAKKKRKKGLRIKGKRRRKKLILAKKFSKDLGSGRPVSDAPSLLASGTPGQDEECLFASNIEKQIYLPSTRAKTSIVWHFFHVDPQYTWRAICNLCEKSVSRGKPGSHLGTSTLQRHLQARHSPHWTRANKFGVTSGEEDFTLDVPLSPSSPGSNGSFEYISTDPLDDNRMGKKRDKSASDALRAERGRFLIKSNIVKHALIPGTRAKTSAVWNFFYTDPQHISRAVCNICKRSVSRGRPGSHLGTSTLQRHLQATHPIHWAVANKDNGAVGNGLNEVETERNDLLSDPLHAAKSTGSQDLTAEDLSDSDSDEPPVLEVESRRSESPIPVAEQDNLMHAQEGETTYCENSLSSQISQAIIRMIVEDMHPYNYFSTPAFQRFMQIVAPDYRLPTETYFFTKAVPQLYDWVREKIFLTLENVPSQKIHLTVDIWTHDPSTDYFIVTVHWVSLETVPSPNNDRVPNFRKWAVLCVTGLAKDSLITNILQELNDQIGLWLSPNFLTPSFIVSDNSSNVVHAIKDGGFTHIPCLLHCLNIVIQDFFCEHKSIENMLVAARKTCHHFSHSIKARQILQEFQNDRQLPWKNLKQDETGHWISTFYMLKWLLEHCYSVHHSLGRASGVVLTSLQWTLMTHVCDILQPFEEATQKVSVKTTGLNQVLPVIHHLFLSLQKLREDFHVRGITQALNMVDSLSLKLESDTLLCAMLKSKPCILATLLDPCFKNSLEDFFPQGADLETYKQILAEEVCNYMESSREVCSIATSEASGLSAAVGSDSFTSPIKEVTSNSGSIDSSAADSIAVGSKSFLFPSAIAVVDEYFKDKYLEISEGDDPLIYWQRKMNIWPALTQVAIQYLSCPMCSWQSECIYTTNSHFHPRQIMSLDFDNIEQLIFLKMNLKNVNYDYSTLVLSWDSENEVQNNKKEIS